A region from the Arachis ipaensis cultivar K30076 chromosome B01, Araip1.1, whole genome shotgun sequence genome encodes:
- the LOC107620090 gene encoding GATA transcription factor 15 — translation MVDSTGKGSDSSGGGGKSPTTELKKTCADCGTSKTPLWRGGPAGPKSLCNACGIRSRKKKRAILGITRGTADDVKKGKRSNTAANNSLNFKQRFMALARQVMTKKSNNLAHSHRNKLGEEEQAAVLLMSLSYGSVYA, via the exons ATGGTGGATTCAACTGGAAAA GGATCGGACTCCTCCGGCGGCGGTGGTAAGAGTCCAACCACCGAGCTGAAGAAGACGTGCGCCGACTGCGGCACATCCAAGACTCCCCTATGGAGAGGTGGTCCCGCTGGCCCTAAG TCTCTATGCAACGCGTGCGGGATCAGGAGCCGGAAGAAGAAGAGAGCCATTCTCGGAATCACGAGAGGAACCGCCGACGATGTTAAGAAGGGGAAAAGGAGCAACACCGCCGCCAATAATAGCTTGAATTTCAAGCAGCGGTTTATGGCATTGGCGAGGCAAGTCATGACGAAGAAATCGAATAATCTCGCGCACAGCCACAGGAACAAGTTGGGAGAGGAGGAACAAGCAGCTGTTCTTTTAATGTCCCTCTCTTACGGATCCGTTTATGCTTAA
- the LOC107638973 gene encoding GATA transcription factor 16, giving the protein MVDSTGKGSDSDDASPNSAAAGKSPTTEQKKTCADCGTSKTPLWRGGPAGPKSLCNACGIRSRKKKRAILGITRGTTTDDVKKGKRSNTVANSNNNKFGDSFSFKKRWITMARQRSNPAHSHRDKLGEEEQAAFLLMSLSYGSVYA; this is encoded by the exons ATGGTGGATTCAACTGGAAAA GGATCGGACTCCGATGATGCAAGCCCTAACTCCGCCGCCGCAGGTAAAAGTCCAACAACCGAGCAGAAGAAGACGTGCGCCGACTGCGGTACCTCCAAGACTCCTCTCTGGAGAGGTGGCCCCGCCGGCCCCAAG TCTCTATGCAATGCCTGCGGGATCAGGAGCCGCAAGAAGAAAAGAGCCATTCTCGGAATCACAAGAGGAACCACCACCGACGATGTTAAAAAGGGGAAAAGAAGCAACACCGTCGCCAATAGTAATAATAACAAGTTTGGGGATAGCTTTAGTTTCAAGAAGAGGTGGATCACAATGGCGAGGCAGAGATCGAATCCCGCGCACAGCCACAGGGACAAGTTGGgagaggaagaacaagctgctTTCCTGCTCATGTCTCTCTCTTATGGATCCGTTTATGCCTAA